The stretch of DNA cgcctcacCCAAAACACTGCGACTGCCCCAATCATCTTCTCCGTCGCCGCCTCTTCCCTTCCAAACGCCATCTCTTCCTTGTCGGCCATCGCAGCGCCCGCCACCGCAGCCTACGTCGTTCGCCTATGCCGCCGCTGCAAGTCGTTATCCCTTCCAGATTCGTCGCGTTTTGTCGTTCACCTGCGCCGTTCCTCTTCTAGATCTGCCATCACCGCCGCTCACCATGCACAGATCCGCCATAACCGCCATGCCCAGATCCGCCATCGCTTGCCGCCATCGCCTCCTGCCtttcaatttcttccttttttcttcagCGATTTCTTCCTCCGCCATAGCCCTATCTCCactctcaattttttattttaattatatttttaaaattttgaataaatcaacattttgttattttatgatttattattatttttaatatttatgttatgagcaatttaaatctcaaaattaatgtgaaaaataatttataatttcaaaacagactgttagatcataattttaaatatgatttataattttaatatattatatatgtttagattattatgttatattttaaattttttgaattaaatttataatttattaataaatatttataactttCAATCagatttatcaaataaaatattctaaaataaattttctcaaaatttcgaaGTAAACgtattttctagttttctattttaagaaacagtttttcagaatagcaaaaagaatgcgttttaaaaaaatttaaaacagacactcaaaacacaaaacttaaaataaattcaaaattcaaaactcaaaattaaaacacaaagagaacaccaatCCTCAGCACCAGGTAATCACTTTTTAGTTAGGAGCATCGTTTATTGGGATGTCCCTTTGTTGAAGGTTGTCATGCTAGATTTGTTTTGGTTAAACTTCAAAAAGTTTTGTTTTCACTtatcaaaaaaggaaaaaaaattgttttcaaaatcATCGTTATAGACCATTTCACCAATTATGAGTTACTCTATGCATTACCAGCACTGTAATACAATACATATTATAGTCATGACTGAACATAGACATGGTCTTTATAAGAAACTTAGGCATTAAATGTTTATCTAGTTGGTCACTTGATAATGTAATCTTTGTCATTTTCTCGTACCTCACATAGACTTCAAGTTTAGCCAAACGTTATAAAGGGAACCTATAGTTGGTTGTATAATAAATAAACTCTaaaaacaataagaaataaCCACAATCATATAGGGGATTCCAAGAGTAATTTAGATGAAATTTGGGTAGAAAATTCTGACTACAGCATTTGATGTGTTTGGAATGAGTGTGGCCATTCAAATTTACCATGGAGCATTCTAGTTTTTCATTTTAGCAGTTGTCATGTATTAACAAATATTTGTGAGTCATGTAAGTTGAGAATATACTACTTTTTAGATTTTCTATTACATTTGGTAATTGTAAATCTATCAATTCTTACTCTTAATCCATTGTTTTCCCTCTTGTGCTAAttacttcaatttcttttataaattcaTGGTCATGCAGGcacaaaaaataaagtatatgattttatgagttggtgaaagaagatgatgaaaattgTGGGTAACATGATGAGATGTAAACTAAAGCTTTAGCTTATAACATCTGGTCCAAAGTTGTGTTCCATGTACATGGGAAGTGTACATGCATATTAGCCTAGGTTTTTTGGAACAATGAACTCTAATGATTACTAATAattgtttctctttctctaataatcaatataaattatatgagttgatgatgatcatgttataatttttttttcaatgaaagtCACTTCCCTAATTGATTAAGATTAGGTTTGACTTAATAGAAGGTAGATTAAAATATAgtgtaattataataaaaaattattattgttgttattaagAACTTATATGAGTGATCATTAATTATGTTAATAGACTTTGTAtgcatcaatttttttcttaaattctcATACAAAGagtatactttttttttaaaaatatttgtaatataaaatattacttcAAATAGATATATCAAAAGAGTTAGATGCTCACGACATAATTCTCCATTATAATTACATTGATCAATCTTAGGGCAAGGATAAAAAAACGATAGACAACATGTCACTTTTGACATGTTTAATTgactttttaataaaaaattataatattaaaatatattaaaaaactaattacaatttttataaAAGGTCATGTGCCAAATGAATGGTAATTAAATTTACCATGCTCGTGGGAGACGTTGATTGGATAAAAATTGTAATGTttttatactaaaaatgttatttgtatataaaatttatatatttcattgaATACTTTTAACTTGAATGTATTATTCCCTCAATTAAACCAAAAATAGAAGAATgcataataattcaaaaaaattcatttgCTCGAAGTATAAAAAAGCATTGGCtggaaatataaaaatttaattttaggttttagaatttttgaattggaGCTCTTAGAATACCCTTTATGATTGTCTGGAAGAAACATAAAAATTCCTGGCAATGTGTCACGCAAAAGATTAATTGGCTGgaagaaacataaaaatcaaGCGACTGTGTGCCAAACAACAGAATGAGAATGAACCATCCTCATCTAATTGGAGCCGACCGCATTATATTACTACTAGTAGTGGTCATGGCGTCCCGCATTTCCCTCGCTCGCTCCATCCACATCCACGTCCACTACCCTCTCCAACCCCTCTGCCCATTGCGACGCCCCTCTCACCCCCGCATTCTTCACCCCAAATCCCGCCCCTGCCCCCTCTGGTCCTCTTCCTTCCCCCGCTGCCTCCGCCTCCAAACCCTAATCCGCCGCTCCTTCTCCGTCTCCGATTGCCCCAAGATGTCCTCCCCCCCCGACGCCAATCCTCTCCTCAAGGATTTCGATTTTCCGCCCTTCGACGCCATCGCAGCGGAGCACGTTCGCCCCGGGATTCGCGACTTGCTGAAGAAACTAGTGAGTGTTCGGACGTTTCATTGTTTGGCGGATTTCGCGGTGCTTGGTGACGAGTTTGGCTTTGTTTCGTTTTTCTTGCAGGAGAGTGAACTGGTTGAACTGGAGAAGGCGGTGGAGCCGACGTGGCCGAAGCTGGTCGAGCCCCTGGAGAAGATCATCGATCGCCTGGCCGTGGTCTGGGGCGCCGTTAATCATCTGAAGTCTGTTAAGGACACTGCCGAACTCCGTTCCGCTATCGAGGAAGTTCAGGTACCATTGACCATCTCAATTTATACAAGCAACTAGGCCACGTATTGTGGAGTTCAACTTTGAACTTTTAGATGGATAATTGGTCGTAAAGCTATGCTGGTCAACTCAATTTTGTGGGCTCCTCAGTCCACGATTGAATTAGGTATATTcattgaaaaatgctattggtacacctttgtgtacaccatGGGCTACATAAAGGGTGTACACCAtgggctacataaaggtgtaccaatTTACATATTTCGCGAGTCGGTGTTTAGAGCTATGATTGGACGTAGAGCTGTGCTAATGACTGAATTTAGCCCGTAGGTACATTCATATATACTTGTTATCAGTCAATTGTTCAAATCAACTTTTGGTACCCCTAGTCATCCAAATTTGATGGTTCTAATTGATTCTCATTTAGTCCATAAATCGGTTTATTCATTTCCATACATCATCTGAtgttatacattttattttcaggTTTTTGTGTTAGTAGAAGTGCATTTTAATCTGGAAATTAGGAAATAAAACATATGCATTGTTACTCTCCTACCCTTTTGGTGGTTGTAGTTTTAGAGTTTTTTGTTTTGGCAGCCAGAGAAAGTTGAGTTTGAGCTTAAGTTGGGGCAGAGCAAGCCACTTTACAGTGCATTTAAAGCTATCAGAGAATCTTCTGAGTGGGAATCACTGAGTGATGCTGGTAAACGTATAGTGGAATGTAAGTTTTCTTACTCTGAACTTTTAGTCTTCATAGTGGAGGTCTATTCTTCTTGTCATAGAAACTAATAAAACATTCTTGCCACGGGCTTAAATGTCTTGACATTTTGTATATTATAAAACTGTTTATCCACGTAATTTGTGGTTTCCCTTTCCTTCTGCAAACTTCTTTATTTCCAGTAACCATGACttcaatttgtttatttatttaatttttgtatggTTACAGTGGTGGTCTCGTACCTTTATTCATTAATAACTATTAGATATTGTTCCTATAggtttaaactttaattttttctttatacaCCATTAAACTGTTTATGTAGTAAAACTATGATTGCCTTTctgttgttttttttgtttattctaATCTTGCTTGATCGCTACCCAATGGCTAGTTATACCATATCCATAAGATGAGTTGGGTCTATTTTGGTGTTGGTGTGTATGATCACTCACCAATTTCATTTGTCATATTTGTACcatgtttggtttgattttatgtCTTATTGCATCTTGTGTTGTTGGTTCTACTGGAACCATGGGCAATTGCTAAGATACATGACTGGAGCTTGTACATGGTCCAAGTTGAGAAATTAAAGTGGTTCTTGTTTTCATACCctgttttcttttccattaatGTTGTGGAAACTACCAAAGAGAGGTTTTGCAGTATCCCTCGAGTATATAGATGAGGTAATATAGCCTAAAGTTTTCTTCTAGCTACATTTTTTGAGTTGCTGAAAGTAAAAGATGTTCATAGAAGGGCTTAGATCCATAACCCCAACATGGAAGAAATGCCTTACCCATGGAATTATCTTGTTGCGTGAATGTTATGTTACCTAGAGGCTAGTTGAAGATCTTTGGCTACTTTTACTTACCCATTTTCTCTAACTATGATGCGATAAAAGCAAGGAGACATGGCCACTGCCTGGATAGGCAAGGCTCTCCTTTCCTCTTTCTCGTGTGATCCTTCACATATGCTTTTAGTTTTATTCTTTACTTTATAATGGGAATCTACATGTGCTTCATCCAAAATGGATTTTCCTTGGTTATTTGCTGCTATGTTGAAATTTGTGCACTTCTATGTTTCAGAATTTTTGGATTAGAAATATTTGTCATGGGcaatttatattaacatataagGTTATGACATACTTTTGAAAGTAATAGCTTCCTGGAGCTAGTTCttgttttgaaaagttgcaAAAGATGCTACATCCATTATATGTATTGtgcatcattatattactttaACCACTATGCAAACATTTTGTTGAATGCCTGAGTTTGATACGCAAGGTTTGTGCCTAAACTGCTTTGTGATGGTTGAGCTTGAGTTCGACATCTGAAGAATTTGTGTGACTATGCAGCTCAAATAAAGGAAGCAGTTCTTAATGGTGTGTCTCTTGAAGATGATAAAAGAGACCAATTTAACAAAATTCAACAGGTATGGCAGGTGTATTGCTTTCTTTGTTACTaggataaaatatcaaaattattaatttcttcttctGAAGATACCATCACAGATAGAAATAGTtgtgagctagaattcatgtagccaaccctaCATAGTGAGATCaagacttgatatgttgttgccCGCTTTGTTCTAGGTTGTTAATTGCTTGTGTTTGACCATTAGCTGACTTGCAGGAGCTTGCAAGGCTATCtcaaaaatttgaggaaaatgtTTTGGATGCCACaaagaagtttgagaaattaattgtgGATAAGAAGGAGATCGAAGGACTTCCAGCCACTGCTCTAGGATTGGCTGCACAAACAGCTGTGTCCAAGGTCTTTTACATTAATTTCTGATGTTCATACTTCATTTACTATTGCGGTTCATTTGGCTTTCCCGTTGTCCATGGTGACTTAATGCATGTCAGTCAACTACTTCAGGGCCATGAAAATGCTACAGCTGAAAATGGTCCATGGGTGATCACTTTGGATGCTCCAAGTTACATGTCTGTGATGCAACATGCTCGAAATCGATCTCTGCGCGAGGAAATCTATCGTGCTTTTGTAATGCGTGCTTCTAGTGGAGAACTAGACAATACTGCAATTATTGACCAAATTTTATCGCTACGGTTGGAGAAGGCTAAGCTTCTAGGCTACAATAACCATGCTGAggtattctctctctctctctctctgaaattaTGCTTCTCGTCAATAAGCTTACCATGGTGTCATCAGGTAAGCATGGCTACCAAAATGGCAACTGTAGATAAAGCACAAGAGCTCCTAGAAAAGCTTCGGAGTGCCTCTTGGAGTGCTGCTGTCAAAGGTATTTGTTGGGTACAATTGCATGATAAATTCCtttgttttaaatataatcTAATGAGTAATGAGTGAGTTATATGCATCTCAGAAGCATTAAATTGTATTTCCTAGTATGATTTCAGTTTCTCCACTGGCTAATCAGGTATTTATAATCAAATTTCACGTTACACATTAAACATTTAGAAACAGCTGTATAAAGTTTCGTTGGTTCATTCATAGTTGCATCACCTTGCCTGTCATGATGAAGCTCTGAAGAAACTGGCATTTgttttttagggtttagggtgcaATCATTTAGTTTAGGTACTTGTGGGATTATAAACTTGAGAAGTCAGCTTGTCTTACTTTATCTGCTTGATGTTTTCCTAATATTCTCAAGGAAATTCGAAGCTTCATTGTCTACTTTTCTTGAAGagctttctttttttgtttttaatgtaACTATTCATTTCTTTCCTGATGCAATTATTTTCCACATAAAATCTCTAATTTCATTGTAGACTCAAGTGTTTTACCTTTTGTTAGACATGGAAGACCTCAAACAGTTTTGCGAAACCCAAGGTGCCCCCGAAGCTAATGATTTGAGCCATTGGGATATCACCTTCTGGAGTGAGAGGCTTCGTGagtcaaaatatgaaataaacgAGGTTAGTTCCTCTCCCCTCCCCACAAACACCCATGCTTGTTGCTTGATCCGACAGGTTTTATGCTGGTTGTCAGCTACCGAATGCAACTCACCTCCTCTATCCAGCCTGGGGCTGgctttaaagtttaaataagaATCCATAGCAATTCCTTTAAAGACTTGAGTTTGATCCTGTTAGGATGAGCtctcattgtaatttttttcttgttcatgGTTTGCCCACccttttagttttcttttgtgGACTTCTTTTCCTTATAAAGAACCTTTTGTCTTACTTATTTTGCATACATGAAGCAGAAGCTATTAACTGGTCTTGGTAAAATCTATTAATGGGTTTGCAAATTTTCCTTCACCTGCTTAAGGTCTCTGATAATATGTGCTATTTTCACCTTCCATTGCATGTTGACCTAGAAGTTCTGCATGGATGAATTTATTACTTCTGTTTTATGCTATATAGGAAGAGTTACGCCCATATTTCTCATTGCCTAAAGTTTTGGATGGCCTTTTCAACCTTGCAAAGATGCTGTTTGGGATTCAAATTGAACCTGCTGATGGTTCAGCTCCGGtaatcttttcaattttaatttgtcaaaaaaagaagaataacaatgagaataagaaatatctcctattttttctttatcttttgtgGTGCTGGTTTTAATACAGAATTGggttttgtttttgaattttacaatACGATCTTTTTCTAGGTTTGGAACAAGGATGTGAAGTTCTACCGTGTCAATGATTCTTCAGTCAATCCAATTGCATACTTCTATTTTGACCCATATTCTCGTCCATCTGAAAAACGAGGTGGTGCGTGGATGGATGAGGTTGTTGCTCGGAGTCGTGTATTTTCCCGAGATGGTGCCTCTCCTAGGTTACCTGTTGCTCACATGGTCTGCAATCAAATGCCACCAGTTGGTGACAAACCAAGTCTTATGACTTTCCGTGAGGTAAGAATGGTTGTTTCTCGCTCTGCAAGTCATAAAAAATTTGCTTTGCCCTTGGGTCAAAGTGGACGAAGAATATTATGTCTAGCTTGCAACTTGATATTTAGCTTTCTAGCTCCTGTTTGTCCAAACATCTTGATTGCACAATCAGGATGATGTGAAGTTTATGGAGTTTGTGTTCTATGTTGGCCTAAAGAAATTTCCATCTTGAGAGGCTGTATTTGGTTTTGCTGTATTGCGGTTGTTAGAACaagctaaataaaagtcaaagtAATAGGTCCGGGATATTTATAATTGAATGAACTTCACGTGATTAGGCATGGATTTAAATGGGTATGGACCACATGATTTTGCTTGGGCTTCCAGATTCTATTGACTATAGTGGAAGTAACTATAAATGtctgatattttttaatcattaattttcCTTATCATCCAAAATGATGCAAttgtgtttgttttgaaatggATTGCATCCTTGAAAAAGCTTCTAATTGTAATCCTTGAACCTTCACAAATCAACCTACTTGTCAACCTGTGTTTCAAATCCTTTCCAAGGTCTTGCCATGTGGCTCTGAGATATACTCAAGTGGTTTTACATTAAAATAACAGTTTTCCTGCCTAATTTCTACAGTTGAGATAATATGTATATTACAAACAACCTAAAGAAAATGCTTTTACTGGAGTTAAACGAGGGACCTCCATCTGGAATGATCCACTGGCTattgaaaaagaacaaaagataaatattatagaataatCTGTAATTACCTACTAGGATTCTTGCAAGGGTAATACATCTCTTCTCTAATATGAATAAGATCTTGAAATCTGCTTCCTTCTTTGCATTATGTTGCAATTTGTTGTTTATTGAGTTGTAAATTGCTGAATGCTATTTTCAGGTTGAGACGGTCTTCCATGAGTTTGGTCATGCTCTTCAGCATATGCTGACAAAGCAAGATGAGGGTCTAGTTGCTGGTATTCGAGGAATAGAGTGGGACGCCGTCGAACTTCCCTCTCAATTCATGGAAAATTGGTGTTATCATAGGTAATGTTTCTTCTCTGCCATATCACTAAAATATTAGTGTTGCTGTCCTTTTCCATTGCTTGTATTAAGTATTAACATTTAGCTAATTGCTTTGACAACAAACAAAGTGGTAAAGGAAGATTCTATTCATCCATGATTTTTTGGGAATGATTTCATAATCCTTAGTTGTATTAAGGATTTTGGTTTAATCTATTGCCTCATCTTTTGCTTcgaatttttcataaaatttgttAATGCTAAAAGCACTACCTTAAGGGTCCAATGCTTGTGTGTTTGAAGctcatattttttgtttttactgaAATCCCATCTCTGTTGAGGGCCGGAAACTGGCCCCTGGTTGCTTACTTTTGCATGCTATTTGTTAACCTGTAATTATGCATTATCAAGATCTGAACATTTAACTCCTGTGGTGTAGAAATGTGTGCCTCATATTCAATTCTTAGAAGTATGGTGTCATAACCATGTGGTGCATTATTTGTGATTAACATTTCTTTACCAAGTACTCTAGGGATACTTTGATGGGCATAGCAAAGCATTATGAAACTGGGGAGAGTCTCCCTGAAGACATATATCAGAAGCTCCTTGCAGCTCGAACTTATCGTGCAGGCTCCCTAAGTCTTCGTCAGGTATGTCCAGCATGTTACTTTTCTATCTCCTTCTGCATTATCgttctgttttcaattttatgttaGAAAGAATGGCTTTAGTGAACTTGTTCTTGAAAGGAAATTGTAAAAAGATGTTTTCTTTGGTCCCAAAAGTAACTATCATACGAAAgtgaaaattttatgaaaactaAAATGTTTTCAGGATTTCTTTAATGGATCCAAAAAAATGTAGAAGTAAAGAAGGGGAAACCATGAAGACCATAACCAAACCAGCTCTAATCTTCAATAGGAATCTTTTTGTTTCATTGTCCTGAAGCAAAACGTCATTAGGTACATTTCAAGATTTCTGCTGAAGCAATGGTATGAACTTATTGAGAGCGGAGCTCAATTTGGGAGGTTTTAATTGTTTGGTTTTACTACTGGTATCTTTGATCCGAAACTGCACTGTGATCTATTAAATTCTGAATTTAAAATAAGGTTTTTACTATGTGATATTGCACTTTGCATTTTGTAAGAATTTGTAAATAGATTGCTTCTTTCATGTATATGATGCATGATGGTGGTCCCTATATCTGCCTTACTGGATTTAGTTGTATGTAAAGTATAATCCAGTGGCTTGTGAGCTTTAATTatcatttgaaagaaaaaagaagaaaatattgtAAATGAGGTCAGATGTCAAGTGTATTATACTCATCACCCCAAAGACCATATTATGCATGCTGAATCAAGTGACAGTTGAAAATGTGAGAAGTTATGATTTCATTGATTCACATGGTTGTTCATCTAAAATATGTGTCCAGATGTCTGTTGAGCTGtcttattcaattttaattgtGTGATGTTACATTGTCATAAGTGATATGCTTTGATTGGTAAATTATGAGTATTTCCAGCTAGTGACTTGATATTCAACAGATTCTGGATGCATGGtagaagttataatttcttgtcattttattttcttttatagttGAGATTTGCCTGTCTTGATCTGGAGTTGCATACCAAATATATTCCTGGTGGATCAGAATCGATCTATGATGTTGATCAGAGGGTTAGTAAAAGAACACAAGTAATCCCTCCATTGCCAGAGGACAGGTTTCTTTGCAGTTTTAGCCATATATTTGCAGGTATGCTATtcctatgttttttttttttttttaatttcatctcAGCGCCATAGATAATTGTTTAGATGAAAGCTGCTTATAATATTTCTCTGTTCtttctattatttataattcattGTTTCTCTGGAATGTGGATACCTTTGTCAGGTGGATATGCCGCTGGATACTACAGTTATAAGGTACTTGTTTCAGGCGTTTTGCTTTCTCAAGTGGATAGtggcatatattttttatttttttgcttctaTTTCATGCTATATGTTCACTCGTTAACACTGGTTTGTATCTAATGTATTGTGAGATTCATTATCAAACCTGTACCTGGTTTATGATTATCACTTTGCTAGAAATTGCAACATGTTGTGCTCTTAATTAGGGCTAATGAATATACATATTAGTAGGGGCTTTTAGCACACGACAGTTTTTgataacaaatatttaaattttgcagTGGGCTGAGGTGTTGTCTGCAGATGCTTTCTCCGCATTTGAGGATGCTGGATTAAACGATGAGAAGGTATGGTGGCAAAGACTGGTCGAAAGTGGTGCTGGTTATGCACTTACATAAATTCATCTCAAATGGATTGTATTGCTGTCAGGAGCcccattttaataataataataaaaaaatcttaaaaaagaaTCTACTTTTTTtgtgatacgataacacatttTCATACATATGGTTGCTGGCGGTATGATCACTCATATCTAAGGAAAGCTCAATGTGCTTGCAACAGGCTGTCAAACAAACAGGGCAAAGGTTCCGGGAAACTATACTTGCTCTGGGAGGTGGAAAGGCACCATTAGAGGTTAGACGCAATACGCAATGGCTTAACAAGCATATTTTTCCAAGAAGTCTTTTTATGTTTGCTCGATCTCTTTACTAGTAGTGTCTCTGTGATTTAATTCTCAACATTTCAAACGTCAGTTGTGTCTTTTATCTTTTCGTTCTTTAAATCTTTCATTTGTTGGCTTAGCCAATTGTTATTAACTTTGTGTGGTTTACTTACTACTCAGGTGTTCGTGGAATTCCGAGGCCGTGAACCTTCTCCGGAGGCACTGCTCAGGCACAATGGCTTGCTGTCGGTCTCAGCTTCTGCTTGAAATGAGAAATTATGAATCTCTAGCTAGTAAATTAGCCCCCAAAAGGAGATTTGGAAGCTTTCATTCTTAATTACATCTTTTTCCCTCTTAGATCTTTAGTGCTGATTTTATGTTGTTACAATATTGAAGTAATATTGAAGTAATTTCAAAATGGGGGACATTGCCCACTGCAGGtagaaacaaaaaatcaattaaataaaagaagacGAATACGtagaatttattaatcaaaatataggtcaaaaaaaataaaaatataaaaagtattctgtataaatgtattttttattatatttgttaaatttatttaaaaaaattatgatctcttattttaaattttttaaataaatttatttctcttttttttatgaataagttattttaaattttataggtataattttattttatttattttaacaaattatctAAATACATAATTGAAATTTGTAAAAGCATTTCGGGATGTGATCTGATGGGTGCCAAATCTGGAACCCGACCAACCAATCGATGTTGATT from Diospyros lotus cultivar Yz01 chromosome 6, ASM1463336v1, whole genome shotgun sequence encodes:
- the LOC127803497 gene encoding probable cytosolic oligopeptidase A codes for the protein MRMNHPHLIGADRIILLLVVVMASRISLARSIHIHVHYPLQPLCPLRRPSHPRILHPKSRPCPLWSSSFPRCLRLQTLIRRSFSVSDCPKMSSPPDANPLLKDFDFPPFDAIAAEHVRPGIRDLLKKLESELVELEKAVEPTWPKLVEPLEKIIDRLAVVWGAVNHLKSVKDTAELRSAIEEVQPEKVEFELKLGQSKPLYSAFKAIRESSEWESLSDAGKRIVESQIKEAVLNGVSLEDDKRDQFNKIQQELARLSQKFEENVLDATKKFEKLIVDKKEIEGLPATALGLAAQTAVSKGHENATAENGPWVITLDAPSYMSVMQHARNRSLREEIYRAFVMRASSGELDNTAIIDQILSLRLEKAKLLGYNNHAEVSMATKMATVDKAQELLEKLRSASWSAAVKDMEDLKQFCETQGAPEANDLSHWDITFWSERLRESKYEINEEELRPYFSLPKVLDGLFNLAKMLFGIQIEPADGSAPVWNKDVKFYRVNDSSVNPIAYFYFDPYSRPSEKRGGAWMDEVVARSRVFSRDGASPRLPVAHMVCNQMPPVGDKPSLMTFREVETVFHEFGHALQHMLTKQDEGLVAGIRGIEWDAVELPSQFMENWCYHRDTLMGIAKHYETGESLPEDIYQKLLAARTYRAGSLSLRQLRFACLDLELHTKYIPGGSESIYDVDQRVSKRTQVIPPLPEDRFLCSFSHIFAGGYAAGYYSYKWAEVLSADAFSAFEDAGLNDEKAVKQTGQRFRETILALGGGKAPLEVFVEFRGREPSPEALLRHNGLLSVSASA